A single genomic interval of Drosophila virilis strain 15010-1051.87 chromosome 2, Dvir_AGI_RSII-ME, whole genome shotgun sequence harbors:
- the Hcs gene encoding biotin--protein ligase isoform X1: protein MLTLYYASATLLQSWRIQRACNKIAEQLAQSSSVAFYAIPPGNDDGFDATIASSELCGNRNAAKVTDILWLHGNQHGCCLRPLQTVQITPWISFPPAPSWLPFAYAADTLTPVTTPTEMEPQPRITLSPDKSQHLQLLLEAQVELQREAESAQHSVPVRLESYGKLIAWKIDSHLAVLIETDVEHFTQLLIMTFLQNNLFINDQLPLMRIESVQREGQPQPFELLANHLKRQSRNAAEISAEGWQKHLEDLRALSVLARQATEFEQQKNRNEFKASIPKQDLLLQRQAEQSPAAAQSLIKAVAVVEPTTKTPSPAKPTQAKKPAPPEDIGKTATAIKSPTQLSQPSPAESLLSNPREEEKTVIAKPAADQDSSTMAAANTSTPSKSFVAVKPNSPPPKASSSSRPRPVLRRNKDSLGESKPLNVLVYSDSASARDSAMATLRQLLEPNVYTIYALTPQQAGQKHWLEQTALLVVCGSVAPAIGQILVDYFLHGGKVLSLCSDILHFILPNYRTAEVRENELVQFSYDKWQRVKMMHHIFCYQPSPVKKNFSTDSEESTSQTHSRKPALVCPRSMDLKDTTGQTHQLDVKVLGTEETWNTPSILLANSLLSGGKAVFSQVHLETNPSEFEFDETKFAILKQSERTRIEIFTDLLHKYLDIEVQVGESQVPHPAGVVFKQAYFLGRHESKFELLEKLRPRCSGNDDVIVTPKLTIKFCGKDDKAPVANTNVLPIVIHACPDDFSTVDYFDNLKTEHIGRLVIYAPVLTSSMHVINDLELMHGIAVLPRQQTAGTGRSGNQWLSPMGCAMFSTQLHIAMDTPLGTRLSLIQHMIGAAIVNTLRGHQLYRVLDIALKWPNDIIANGNYKIGGLVVNTTLLGSQAIVNIGCGINLNNSKPTVCINDMINEYNVRMPNAKLPLLKYEQFIAMIFNEIEKILAEVQNGDFDTFYSLYYELWLHSDQNVTICLQNDQEKDATIIGIDDFGFLKVKLVNGTIETVQPDGNSFDMLKGLIVPKYN, encoded by the exons ATGTTGACCCTCTATTACGCGAGCGCCACCTTGTTGCAGTCCTGGCGAATTCAAAGGGCCTGCAATAAAATTGCCGAGCAATTGGCACAGTCGTCGAGCGTTGCCTTCTATGCAATCCCACCTGGCAACGACGACGGCTTCG ATGCTACAATTGCCAGCTCGGAGCTGTGCGGTAATCGCAATGCGGCCAAGGTCACGGATATATTGTGGTTGCATGGCAATCAGCACGGTTGCTGTCTGCGTCCATTGCAAACGGTGCAAATTACGCCATGGATTAGTTTTCCTCCTGCGCCCAGTTGGCTGCCGTTCGCCTATGCAGCTGACACCCTTACACCCGTTACGACTCCAACGGAAATGGAGCCGCAACCCAGAATAACTCTGTCACCGGATAAGAGTCAACATTTGCAATTATTGCTTGAGGCGCAAGTAGAGCTGCAACGGGAAGCAGAAAGTGCCCAACACAGCGTACCGGTGCGG CTGGAATCCTATGGTAAGCTAATTGCATGGAAAATAGACTCCCACCTGGCAGTACTCATCGAAACGGATGTTGAGCATTTCACACAACTATTGATAATGAcatttttacaaaataatttattcattAATGATCAGCTGCCACTGATGAGGATTGAGT CTGTGCAGCGAGAGGGTCAACCGCAGCCGTTTGAACTGCTGGCCAATCATCTGAAGCGGCAATCGCGCAATGCGGCTGAGATTAGCGCGGAGGGCTGGCAGAAGCATTTGGAGGATCTACGCGCACTAAGCGTACTGGCACGCCAGGCTACCGAATTTGAGCAGCAAAAGAATCGCAACGAATTTAAGGCAAGCATTCCTAAACAGGACTTGTTGCTTCAGCGACAGGCGGAGCAGTCGCCTGCAGCAGCACAAAGCCTTATTAAAGCTGTAGCTGTAGTGGAACCCACCACCAAGACGCCATCTCCGGCCAAACCTACTCAAGCGAAGAAACCGGCTCCACCTGAAGATATTGGTAAAACTGCTACGGCCATCAAATCGCCCACGCAGTTGAGTCAGCCTTCTCCAGCTGAAAGTCTTTTGAGCAACCCTAGGGAAGAGGAAAAAACGGTTATCGCCAAGCCGGCAGCAGATCAGGACAGTTCAACTATGGCAGCGGCAAACACATCAACGCCCAGCAAAAGCTTTGTTGCCGTCAAGCCCAATTCGCCACCGCCTAAAGCCTCATCCTCCAGCCGACCGCGTCCCGTTTTGCGCCGCAATAAGGATAGCCTGGGCGAGAGTAAACCTCTGAATGTGCTTGTCTATTCGGACAGCGCCAGTGCACGTGATTCGGCAATGGCAACTCTTCGCCAACTTCTAGAGCCTAACGTGTACACCATTTATGCACTAACCCCGCAACAGGCGGGACAAAAACATTGGCTCGAGCAGACGGCGCTGCTGGTGGTATGCGGCTCTGTTGCGCCGGCTATTGGTCAGATATTGGTCGACTACTTTCTGCATGGCGGCAAGGTCTTGAGTCTCTGTTCGGATATCTTACACTTCATATTGCCTAACTATCGCACGGCGGAG GTTCGAGAGAACGAGTTGGTTCAGTTCTCCTATGACAAGTGGCAGCGGGTGAAGATGATGCATCACATTTTCTGCTACCAACCGTCGCcggttaagaaaaactttTCCACCGACAGCGAGGAGTCAACCAGCCAAACGCATTCACGTAAACC AGCTCTAGTATGTCCAAGGTCCATGGATTTGAAGGACACGACCGGCCAGACACATCAGCTGGACGTTAAAGTACTGGGCACTGAGGAGACTTGGAACACGCCCAGCATATTGCTGGCTAACAGTTTGCTTAGCGGCGGTAAAGCCGTCTTCTCTCAG GTTCACTTGGAGACAAATCCCAGTGAATTTGAGTTTGATGAAACTAAGTTCGCAATCCTGAAACAAAGCGAACGCACACGCATCGAGATTTTTACGGATCTCTTGCACAAGTACCTAGATATCGAGGTGCAAGTCGGCGAGTCACAAGTTCCTCACCCTGCCGGAGTTGTCTTCAAGCAGGCCTACTTCTTAGGCCGTCATGAG TCGAAATTTGAACTGCTGGAGAAGCTACGACCACGTTGTAGCGGTAATGACGATGTCATCGTGACGCCCAAGCTGACTATTAAGTTCTGTGGCAAGGATGATAAGGCGCCGGTGGCGAACACAAATGTGCTGCCCATTGTGATACATGCTTGTCCGGATGATTTCTCCACTGTTGACTACTTTGAT AATCTGAAAACGGAGCATATTGGACGCTTGGTTATCTATGCGCCAGTATTAACAAGCTCGATGCATGTGATTAACGATCTGGAGCTAATGCATGGCATTGCCGTGCTGCCACGTCAACAGACAGCGGGCACGGGTCGTAGCGGAAATCAG TGGTTGAGTCCCATGGGCTGCGCAATGTTTTCGACACAGCTGCACATCGCCATGGATACGCCGCTGGGAACACGCCTTTCCTTGATACAGCACATGATAGGAGCTGCCATTGTGAACACCCTACGAGGCCATCAACTTTATAGG GTACTTGATATAGCTTTAAAATGGCCAAATGATATTATTGCCAATGGAAACTACAAAATTGGTGGACTTGTCGTCAATACCACATTATTGGGTTCGCAGGCGATAGTAAATATTGGCTGTggaattaatttaaacaattcaaaACCGACGGTGTGTATTAATGACATGATAAATGAGTATAATGTGCGAATGCCTAATGCTAAATTGCCTTTACTCAAATACGAGCAATTTATTGCAatgatttttaatgaaattgaaaaaatattggCTGAAGTGCAAAACGGAGATTTTGATACTTTCTACTCCTTGTATTATGAACTTTGGTTGCATAG tgaTCAAAACGTTACTATTTGCCTGCAAAATGATCAAGAAAAGGATGCCACAATTATTGGAATCGATGACTTTGGATTCTTAAAAGTAAAACTAGTGAATGGCACAATTGAAACTGTTCAGCCCGATGGAAACAGTTTTGATATGCTAAAAGGATTGATAGTACCTAAATACAATTAG
- the Hcs gene encoding biotin--protein ligase isoform X3, with product MLTLYYASATLLQSWRIQRACNKIAEQLAQSSSVAFYAIPPGNDDGFDATIASSELCGNRNAAKVTDILWLHGNQHGCCLRPLQTVQITPWISFPPAPSWLPFAYAADTLTPVTTPTEMEPQPRITLSPDKSQHLQLLLEAQVELQREAESAQHSVPVRLESYAVQREGQPQPFELLANHLKRQSRNAAEISAEGWQKHLEDLRALSVLARQATEFEQQKNRNEFKASIPKQDLLLQRQAEQSPAAAQSLIKAVAVVEPTTKTPSPAKPTQAKKPAPPEDIGKTATAIKSPTQLSQPSPAESLLSNPREEEKTVIAKPAADQDSSTMAAANTSTPSKSFVAVKPNSPPPKASSSSRPRPVLRRNKDSLGESKPLNVLVYSDSASARDSAMATLRQLLEPNVYTIYALTPQQAGQKHWLEQTALLVVCGSVAPAIGQILVDYFLHGGKVLSLCSDILHFILPNYRTAEVRENELVQFSYDKWQRVKMMHHIFCYQPSPVKKNFSTDSEESTSQTHSRKPALVCPRSMDLKDTTGQTHQLDVKVLGTEETWNTPSILLANSLLSGGKAVFSQVHLETNPSEFEFDETKFAILKQSERTRIEIFTDLLHKYLDIEVQVGESQVPHPAGVVFKQAYFLGRHESKFELLEKLRPRCSGNDDVIVTPKLTIKFCGKDDKAPVANTNVLPIVIHACPDDFSTVDYFDNLKTEHIGRLVIYAPVLTSSMHVINDLELMHGIAVLPRQQTAGTGRSGNQWLSPMGCAMFSTQLHIAMDTPLGTRLSLIQHMIGAAIVNTLRGHQLYRVLDIALKWPNDIIANGNYKIGGLVVNTTLLGSQAIVNIGCGINLNNSKPTVCINDMINEYNVRMPNAKLPLLKYEQFIAMIFNEIEKILAEVQNGDFDTFYSLYYELWLHSDQNVTICLQNDQEKDATIIGIDDFGFLKVKLVNGTIETVQPDGNSFDMLKGLIVPKYN from the exons ATGTTGACCCTCTATTACGCGAGCGCCACCTTGTTGCAGTCCTGGCGAATTCAAAGGGCCTGCAATAAAATTGCCGAGCAATTGGCACAGTCGTCGAGCGTTGCCTTCTATGCAATCCCACCTGGCAACGACGACGGCTTCG ATGCTACAATTGCCAGCTCGGAGCTGTGCGGTAATCGCAATGCGGCCAAGGTCACGGATATATTGTGGTTGCATGGCAATCAGCACGGTTGCTGTCTGCGTCCATTGCAAACGGTGCAAATTACGCCATGGATTAGTTTTCCTCCTGCGCCCAGTTGGCTGCCGTTCGCCTATGCAGCTGACACCCTTACACCCGTTACGACTCCAACGGAAATGGAGCCGCAACCCAGAATAACTCTGTCACCGGATAAGAGTCAACATTTGCAATTATTGCTTGAGGCGCAAGTAGAGCTGCAACGGGAAGCAGAAAGTGCCCAACACAGCGTACCGGTGCGG CTGGAATCCTATG CTGTGCAGCGAGAGGGTCAACCGCAGCCGTTTGAACTGCTGGCCAATCATCTGAAGCGGCAATCGCGCAATGCGGCTGAGATTAGCGCGGAGGGCTGGCAGAAGCATTTGGAGGATCTACGCGCACTAAGCGTACTGGCACGCCAGGCTACCGAATTTGAGCAGCAAAAGAATCGCAACGAATTTAAGGCAAGCATTCCTAAACAGGACTTGTTGCTTCAGCGACAGGCGGAGCAGTCGCCTGCAGCAGCACAAAGCCTTATTAAAGCTGTAGCTGTAGTGGAACCCACCACCAAGACGCCATCTCCGGCCAAACCTACTCAAGCGAAGAAACCGGCTCCACCTGAAGATATTGGTAAAACTGCTACGGCCATCAAATCGCCCACGCAGTTGAGTCAGCCTTCTCCAGCTGAAAGTCTTTTGAGCAACCCTAGGGAAGAGGAAAAAACGGTTATCGCCAAGCCGGCAGCAGATCAGGACAGTTCAACTATGGCAGCGGCAAACACATCAACGCCCAGCAAAAGCTTTGTTGCCGTCAAGCCCAATTCGCCACCGCCTAAAGCCTCATCCTCCAGCCGACCGCGTCCCGTTTTGCGCCGCAATAAGGATAGCCTGGGCGAGAGTAAACCTCTGAATGTGCTTGTCTATTCGGACAGCGCCAGTGCACGTGATTCGGCAATGGCAACTCTTCGCCAACTTCTAGAGCCTAACGTGTACACCATTTATGCACTAACCCCGCAACAGGCGGGACAAAAACATTGGCTCGAGCAGACGGCGCTGCTGGTGGTATGCGGCTCTGTTGCGCCGGCTATTGGTCAGATATTGGTCGACTACTTTCTGCATGGCGGCAAGGTCTTGAGTCTCTGTTCGGATATCTTACACTTCATATTGCCTAACTATCGCACGGCGGAG GTTCGAGAGAACGAGTTGGTTCAGTTCTCCTATGACAAGTGGCAGCGGGTGAAGATGATGCATCACATTTTCTGCTACCAACCGTCGCcggttaagaaaaactttTCCACCGACAGCGAGGAGTCAACCAGCCAAACGCATTCACGTAAACC AGCTCTAGTATGTCCAAGGTCCATGGATTTGAAGGACACGACCGGCCAGACACATCAGCTGGACGTTAAAGTACTGGGCACTGAGGAGACTTGGAACACGCCCAGCATATTGCTGGCTAACAGTTTGCTTAGCGGCGGTAAAGCCGTCTTCTCTCAG GTTCACTTGGAGACAAATCCCAGTGAATTTGAGTTTGATGAAACTAAGTTCGCAATCCTGAAACAAAGCGAACGCACACGCATCGAGATTTTTACGGATCTCTTGCACAAGTACCTAGATATCGAGGTGCAAGTCGGCGAGTCACAAGTTCCTCACCCTGCCGGAGTTGTCTTCAAGCAGGCCTACTTCTTAGGCCGTCATGAG TCGAAATTTGAACTGCTGGAGAAGCTACGACCACGTTGTAGCGGTAATGACGATGTCATCGTGACGCCCAAGCTGACTATTAAGTTCTGTGGCAAGGATGATAAGGCGCCGGTGGCGAACACAAATGTGCTGCCCATTGTGATACATGCTTGTCCGGATGATTTCTCCACTGTTGACTACTTTGAT AATCTGAAAACGGAGCATATTGGACGCTTGGTTATCTATGCGCCAGTATTAACAAGCTCGATGCATGTGATTAACGATCTGGAGCTAATGCATGGCATTGCCGTGCTGCCACGTCAACAGACAGCGGGCACGGGTCGTAGCGGAAATCAG TGGTTGAGTCCCATGGGCTGCGCAATGTTTTCGACACAGCTGCACATCGCCATGGATACGCCGCTGGGAACACGCCTTTCCTTGATACAGCACATGATAGGAGCTGCCATTGTGAACACCCTACGAGGCCATCAACTTTATAGG GTACTTGATATAGCTTTAAAATGGCCAAATGATATTATTGCCAATGGAAACTACAAAATTGGTGGACTTGTCGTCAATACCACATTATTGGGTTCGCAGGCGATAGTAAATATTGGCTGTggaattaatttaaacaattcaaaACCGACGGTGTGTATTAATGACATGATAAATGAGTATAATGTGCGAATGCCTAATGCTAAATTGCCTTTACTCAAATACGAGCAATTTATTGCAatgatttttaatgaaattgaaaaaatattggCTGAAGTGCAAAACGGAGATTTTGATACTTTCTACTCCTTGTATTATGAACTTTGGTTGCATAG tgaTCAAAACGTTACTATTTGCCTGCAAAATGATCAAGAAAAGGATGCCACAATTATTGGAATCGATGACTTTGGATTCTTAAAAGTAAAACTAGTGAATGGCACAATTGAAACTGTTCAGCCCGATGGAAACAGTTTTGATATGCTAAAAGGATTGATAGTACCTAAATACAATTAG
- the Hcs gene encoding biotin--protein ligase isoform X4, with amino-acid sequence MLTLYYASATLLQSWRIQRACNKIAEQLAQSSSVAFYAIPPGNDDGFDATIASSELCGNRNAAKVTDILWLHGNQHGCCLRPLQTVQITPWISFPPAPSWLPFAYAADTLTPVTTPTEMEPQPRITLSPDKSQHLQLLLEAQVELQREAESAQHSVPVRLESYAVQREGQPQPFELLANHLKRQSRNAAEISAEGWQKHLEDLRALSVLARQATEFEQQKNRNEFKASIPKQDLLLQRQAEQSPAAAQSLIKAVAVVEPTTKTPSPAKPTQAKKPAPPEDIGKTATAIKSPTQLSQPSPAESLLSNPREEEKTVIAKPAADQDSSTMAAANTSTPSKSFVAVKPNSPPPKASSSSRPRPVLRRNKDSLGESKPLNVLVYSDSASARDSAMATLRQLLEPNVYTIYALTPQQAGQKHWLEQTALLVVCGSVAPAIGQILVDYFLHGGKVLSLCSDILHFILPNYRTAEVRENELVQFSYDKWQRVKMMHHIFCYQPSPVKKNFSTDSEESTSQTHSRKPSMDLKDTTGQTHQLDVKVLGTEETWNTPSILLANSLLSGGKAVFSQVHLETNPSEFEFDETKFAILKQSERTRIEIFTDLLHKYLDIEVQVGESQVPHPAGVVFKQAYFLGRHESKFELLEKLRPRCSGNDDVIVTPKLTIKFCGKDDKAPVANTNVLPIVIHACPDDFSTVDYFDNLKTEHIGRLVIYAPVLTSSMHVINDLELMHGIAVLPRQQTAGTGRSGNQWLSPMGCAMFSTQLHIAMDTPLGTRLSLIQHMIGAAIVNTLRGHQLYRVLDIALKWPNDIIANGNYKIGGLVVNTTLLGSQAIVNIGCGINLNNSKPTVCINDMINEYNVRMPNAKLPLLKYEQFIAMIFNEIEKILAEVQNGDFDTFYSLYYELWLHSDQNVTICLQNDQEKDATIIGIDDFGFLKVKLVNGTIETVQPDGNSFDMLKGLIVPKYN; translated from the exons ATGTTGACCCTCTATTACGCGAGCGCCACCTTGTTGCAGTCCTGGCGAATTCAAAGGGCCTGCAATAAAATTGCCGAGCAATTGGCACAGTCGTCGAGCGTTGCCTTCTATGCAATCCCACCTGGCAACGACGACGGCTTCG ATGCTACAATTGCCAGCTCGGAGCTGTGCGGTAATCGCAATGCGGCCAAGGTCACGGATATATTGTGGTTGCATGGCAATCAGCACGGTTGCTGTCTGCGTCCATTGCAAACGGTGCAAATTACGCCATGGATTAGTTTTCCTCCTGCGCCCAGTTGGCTGCCGTTCGCCTATGCAGCTGACACCCTTACACCCGTTACGACTCCAACGGAAATGGAGCCGCAACCCAGAATAACTCTGTCACCGGATAAGAGTCAACATTTGCAATTATTGCTTGAGGCGCAAGTAGAGCTGCAACGGGAAGCAGAAAGTGCCCAACACAGCGTACCGGTGCGG CTGGAATCCTATG CTGTGCAGCGAGAGGGTCAACCGCAGCCGTTTGAACTGCTGGCCAATCATCTGAAGCGGCAATCGCGCAATGCGGCTGAGATTAGCGCGGAGGGCTGGCAGAAGCATTTGGAGGATCTACGCGCACTAAGCGTACTGGCACGCCAGGCTACCGAATTTGAGCAGCAAAAGAATCGCAACGAATTTAAGGCAAGCATTCCTAAACAGGACTTGTTGCTTCAGCGACAGGCGGAGCAGTCGCCTGCAGCAGCACAAAGCCTTATTAAAGCTGTAGCTGTAGTGGAACCCACCACCAAGACGCCATCTCCGGCCAAACCTACTCAAGCGAAGAAACCGGCTCCACCTGAAGATATTGGTAAAACTGCTACGGCCATCAAATCGCCCACGCAGTTGAGTCAGCCTTCTCCAGCTGAAAGTCTTTTGAGCAACCCTAGGGAAGAGGAAAAAACGGTTATCGCCAAGCCGGCAGCAGATCAGGACAGTTCAACTATGGCAGCGGCAAACACATCAACGCCCAGCAAAAGCTTTGTTGCCGTCAAGCCCAATTCGCCACCGCCTAAAGCCTCATCCTCCAGCCGACCGCGTCCCGTTTTGCGCCGCAATAAGGATAGCCTGGGCGAGAGTAAACCTCTGAATGTGCTTGTCTATTCGGACAGCGCCAGTGCACGTGATTCGGCAATGGCAACTCTTCGCCAACTTCTAGAGCCTAACGTGTACACCATTTATGCACTAACCCCGCAACAGGCGGGACAAAAACATTGGCTCGAGCAGACGGCGCTGCTGGTGGTATGCGGCTCTGTTGCGCCGGCTATTGGTCAGATATTGGTCGACTACTTTCTGCATGGCGGCAAGGTCTTGAGTCTCTGTTCGGATATCTTACACTTCATATTGCCTAACTATCGCACGGCGGAG GTTCGAGAGAACGAGTTGGTTCAGTTCTCCTATGACAAGTGGCAGCGGGTGAAGATGATGCATCACATTTTCTGCTACCAACCGTCGCcggttaagaaaaactttTCCACCGACAGCGAGGAGTCAACCAGCCAAACGCATTCACGTAAACC GTCCATGGATTTGAAGGACACGACCGGCCAGACACATCAGCTGGACGTTAAAGTACTGGGCACTGAGGAGACTTGGAACACGCCCAGCATATTGCTGGCTAACAGTTTGCTTAGCGGCGGTAAAGCCGTCTTCTCTCAG GTTCACTTGGAGACAAATCCCAGTGAATTTGAGTTTGATGAAACTAAGTTCGCAATCCTGAAACAAAGCGAACGCACACGCATCGAGATTTTTACGGATCTCTTGCACAAGTACCTAGATATCGAGGTGCAAGTCGGCGAGTCACAAGTTCCTCACCCTGCCGGAGTTGTCTTCAAGCAGGCCTACTTCTTAGGCCGTCATGAG TCGAAATTTGAACTGCTGGAGAAGCTACGACCACGTTGTAGCGGTAATGACGATGTCATCGTGACGCCCAAGCTGACTATTAAGTTCTGTGGCAAGGATGATAAGGCGCCGGTGGCGAACACAAATGTGCTGCCCATTGTGATACATGCTTGTCCGGATGATTTCTCCACTGTTGACTACTTTGAT AATCTGAAAACGGAGCATATTGGACGCTTGGTTATCTATGCGCCAGTATTAACAAGCTCGATGCATGTGATTAACGATCTGGAGCTAATGCATGGCATTGCCGTGCTGCCACGTCAACAGACAGCGGGCACGGGTCGTAGCGGAAATCAG TGGTTGAGTCCCATGGGCTGCGCAATGTTTTCGACACAGCTGCACATCGCCATGGATACGCCGCTGGGAACACGCCTTTCCTTGATACAGCACATGATAGGAGCTGCCATTGTGAACACCCTACGAGGCCATCAACTTTATAGG GTACTTGATATAGCTTTAAAATGGCCAAATGATATTATTGCCAATGGAAACTACAAAATTGGTGGACTTGTCGTCAATACCACATTATTGGGTTCGCAGGCGATAGTAAATATTGGCTGTggaattaatttaaacaattcaaaACCGACGGTGTGTATTAATGACATGATAAATGAGTATAATGTGCGAATGCCTAATGCTAAATTGCCTTTACTCAAATACGAGCAATTTATTGCAatgatttttaatgaaattgaaaaaatattggCTGAAGTGCAAAACGGAGATTTTGATACTTTCTACTCCTTGTATTATGAACTTTGGTTGCATAG tgaTCAAAACGTTACTATTTGCCTGCAAAATGATCAAGAAAAGGATGCCACAATTATTGGAATCGATGACTTTGGATTCTTAAAAGTAAAACTAGTGAATGGCACAATTGAAACTGTTCAGCCCGATGGAAACAGTTTTGATATGCTAAAAGGATTGATAGTACCTAAATACAATTAG